The stretch of DNA TGCGGATAAAAATAAGTGGTTAGTACAAATTCTGCACACAATAGTGCTATAGTGTCACTAAAGCAGCTACTTAACAACATTTTGTACTAAAACAGCGTAATACAAATCAATAGCTATTTGTTCTAATTCTGCTACACTATAACCACTATATAACTACTCCAAGTAAGGCACATACCTGAGCAAGGGTAGCAGGCATAACAATAGTGACATCACCTTCCCATTCTTGAGCAAACAGTTTAGCAAGTCCACCTAAGGGAAAGCCAAGTTCCAACACTTGATTACATCTATGTTTCACCTCCAACACCACAAGGTGAGCAAGCTGCACAATTAAAAGCAATATTGGATAAAATTGTTCGGGATTACAAGTATAATGGGATAATAACTCACTAAATACCCAGTTTTTAACATGAATATACTATGCATAAAACTTATACAGTGCCAAAAAAATGCAGAGATGTGCATATGAATGTACTATGCATTTTCTTTGTACAAAGGTTCAAATCCATGAATATATGTTTGTTACCTTGGCAGCAAAATTGCCTCCATAAGTTCGTACAAATTCTTTCAATCTCAACAACGGTGCGATGTGAGGGTTGGCCTGACTGACTATGAAATGATTGACATTGAAAAGCTCTTTCAGCTGCATCATAGGCAAATCAATCTCTAAACTACCATCCCTCCATCGGCGCGACGGCGTGGAGCCTTCCTCGGGACCGAGATTAAAAGGAGGATGATAAGGGACAATATCTCCACTTCTATTCTTTGCCATCAATTCTTGAGCTTCAAAAAGGCCAGGGAAGGCGCAAGAAGCGGTTACCGCACTCCATATAACCACATGAGGCGATGTCAAGTAGTTAAGACATCTAGGAGGTTCATGCTTCCTCGGTGAGCAAACAGTAATCCCAAGAACTCTACCTGTCATATCATAAGCTTCTTGAAATGTAAGGTTGTTTGTTAAATGTCTCAACAACATTTGCAACTGCCTGATCTCATGAACAGCGCCGCGCATCGCGACCCTCTTGACAACTGCAAAAATCCCACCCATTTGATCGAAAAACTGCAAGGAATGCAAGGAGTCCTCGAAAAAACGCTGAAGCTCAGGCCATGATCTAGTGGCAACAATAGCACACATAATAGATCCAACACTTGAACCTGCAACTATCCTAGGCAAGAGTTTATGTTCCACCAATGTTTTAACTACACCAACATGAAATGATCCAAGAGAAGCACCACCACTTAAAAGCAAAGCTGTTCTACCAAAAGCATGTCTAGTTTCATGCATGAAAGCAAGCTTTTCTTCCAACGATAACTCCTCCGTATCAGAATCACAAACCATTCTCAATTGTGTTGACACCTCATCAATATACTCCTTGATTAACTTAGGAACTTGAAGCCTACCCTTATGTAGTTCAGGGTTACACATATTCCCTAGATTTCTAACAAGATCGGCACGCATACAAAACATTATATCTCTAAGCGATCCCTGGTGTCGACGTTGATGAAGCTCTTGAAGCTTGTTCCTAACCAACTCTACATCATAAAAATCTGACTCATTCATCCTTGGTGTCTCTTTATCAAGCATCTTAGCTGCATGAGCCCATTCATCATAGGTCAAAGCACTTTTCATCAtgtttctccaaaattttctcCTATATGCCATTTCAGCCCTCACTTTAACATTTGTGTAACGTTTCAACAAGATAGCAACTATTGTAATCATTGCTAATATCCCTTGAGGGTTTCTTGGATGGAACCATGATAAAAAGGATTTCAATTTCAACACACCCTTAAACCTATACAAGAATTCTAACAAGATTTGAAATATGTGACGCCTCAAGTGTGACATAGATTTGCATAAAAGAACCCTGAAAGCAATTGTTCTACCAAGAATGTCTGAAGGACCAATTGGAAAACGGTCAACACTAGCTTCATTACTAATATGATCCATTCTACCTTGTTGATTAAAAATCTAAACTTAAAACTTTAAAGGGATAAA from Cicer arietinum cultivar CDC Frontier isolate Library 1 chromosome 3, Cicar.CDCFrontier_v2.0, whole genome shotgun sequence encodes:
- the LOC101513886 gene encoding triacylglycerol lipase SDP1; this encodes MDHISNEASVDRFPIGPSDILGRTIAFRVLLCKSMSHLRRHIFQILLEFLYRFKGVLKLKSFLSWFHPRNPQGILAMITIVAILLKRYTNVKVRAEMAYRRKFWRNMMKSALTYDEWAHAAKMLDKETPRMNESDFYDVELVRNKLQELHQRRHQGSLRDIMFCMRADLVRNLGNMCNPELHKGRLQVPKLIKEYIDEVSTQLRMVCDSDTEELSLEEKLAFMHETRHAFGRTALLLSGGASLGSFHVGVVKTLVEHKLLPRIVAGSSVGSIMCAIVATRSWPELQRFFEDSLHSLQFFDQMGGIFAVVKRVAMRGAVHEIRQLQMLLRHLTNNLTFQEAYDMTGRVLGITVCSPRKHEPPRCLNYLTSPHVVIWSAVTASCAFPGLFEAQELMAKNRSGDIVPYHPPFNLGPEEGSTPSRRWRDGSLEIDLPMMQLKELFNVNHFIVSQANPHIAPLLRLKEFVRTYGGNFAAKLAHLVVLEVKHRCNQVLELGFPLGGLAKLFAQEWEGDVTIVMPATLAQYSKIIQNPSYGELQKAANQGRRCSWEKLSAIKANCEIELALDECVTILNHMRRLKRISERTSASSVSPGLSSAVKFSASRRIPSWNCIARENSTGSLEDLTDVASSLHQGVSGSNIDSENVDLISWTRSGGPLMRTASANMFVDFLQNLEVDTELNRGTAAYASPRDFKYHSFRLTGPDRNSECNESDQKEIGNRVVNGSSILISEGDLLQPEKIHNGIVFNVVKKEALKPSDTCRDFGNYDKEVVECVEIDCPGKEMDNASSDSDYVDDESTPAKSLTEIQDLSMEQNIVNS